AGACCCACCCCGTCTGGGCGGGCCTGCTGGCGACGGTACAGCTCCAGCTGGTGTCGTACCACGCAGCGAATCAACTCGGGCGGCCGATTGACAAGCCACGGAACCTCGCGAAGAGCGTCACGGTCGAATAGTCTCTCTCGGCCCTTTCTCTCCACCCACTCGACGTTGCACTCAGTACCACTACTAACAGTCATCGAACCCACAGCAAGGAACCGTCGACGAGCACCGCTCACAGCGATCGTACGGCTCGAGTCGCGAGCGGCTTAGTAGCCGTATAATGAAAGGCTGACGGTCGATACGGTGAGTATGGACACAGCCGTCTCGAGTTCGCGCTCGAGTCACAATCGACCGACACCCCAGAGGTAAGAACCATGGAAAATTACGACCAACAGACGAACGAGACGCGATCGATCCACACCGGCGTACAGCTGTTACTCGTCTTCATCGGCGTCGCCTTCCTCGTCGCCGGGCTGGTACTCGCCGCAGGTGGGTCGAGCCTCATCGGATCGGATGGTCCAGTTGGCGGGCTCGCACCGTGGGATTCGGGCTCTTCGGGCGACGATGACGAATTCCAGCAACCCTCCGAGGACGGGGATTCCGACGGAAGTGACGACTCGAGCGGTGATAGTGATGGCGATGGCGGCGAGCAGACCGAAGATGGGTCGGACGGTGACGAGACGGATACCGACGGCGGTGGCGACAGTGGTGATGGCGAAGATGGCGATGGTGGAGACGGTGATGGCGGAGACAGTGATGGCGGAGACAGTGATGGCGGAGACAGTGATGGCGGAGACAGTGATGGCGGAGACAGTGATGGCGGAGACAGTGATGATAGTGATAGTACCGATGGCAGTGACGGAAGCGATGACGACGGTAGTAGCGACGACGGCAGCAGCGGTGACGATGGGAGTGATGACGGCAGCGACGATGGCAGTGACGGCGACGACGGTGATAACAACGACAGCGACGACGGGAGTGACGGCGACACGTCGACACTCAGCATCATCGTCGAAGACGACGACGGCAACGCGATCGAAGGCGCTACCGTCCAGGTCGAGGACGACGGGATGATCTTCGGATACAGCGAGGAGAAATCGACCGACGGAAACGGATTCGCGGAGTTCGAGCTCGAGGACGGCGAGTACGAAGTCACCGTGACCGCGGACGGCTACGAGGGCGCCCAGACCACCATCGAGATGTCCGGCGACGACGAGATGCTCATCGCCACGCTCCAGGAGTCTGGCGATAGCGACGGAGGCGACGACAACGAGACGACCGACGACAACGAGACCGACGGCTAACGCCAGATAGCTGCGGCCCCAGAATCCGACCGCGCTCGATCGGCTTTTTTTGTACGGGTTCGATCACTTCCGACACTCGACGAGTACGTTGCCAGCTCGAGAGGCGGCGCTCGAGGGCTCCACGTCGGGAGATTCCAGGAATTATCACCGCTCATTAGCCGCCAACGCCCAGGTGTCAGGCGTTCCGCCCCAGTTCAGCGAGCAAGTGACCGACGTGAATGCGATCGCTCGCTCCTTCGGTCATCTCGAACTCGACATCCGCCGCGAGGCGGTGCATCCGCGCGAGCGCCTCACCCTGGTAGCGCTTTCTGGCGACGGTCAGGATTTCCTCGAGGACCTCCCCACCGTCGAGTCCCTCGTCGACGAGCAACTCGTCGAGCGTCGACCGGGCGTCGGTGAACGCGCCCGCCTCGGCGTCGTCGAGCATGGACTCGACCTCGTCGCCGTAGCCGACGGTCCCAATCGTCTCGTAGGCCGTCGACATCGTGAGTTCG
This region of Natronosalvus halobius genomic DNA includes:
- a CDS encoding carboxypeptidase-like regulatory domain-containing protein, encoding MENYDQQTNETRSIHTGVQLLLVFIGVAFLVAGLVLAAGGSSLIGSDGPVGGLAPWDSGSSGDDDEFQQPSEDGDSDGSDDSSGDSDGDGGEQTEDGSDGDETDTDGGGDSGDGEDGDGGDGDGGDSDGGDSDGGDSDGGDSDGGDSDGGDSDDSDSTDGSDGSDDDGSSDDGSSGDDGSDDGSDDGSDGDDGDNNDSDDGSDGDTSTLSIIVEDDDGNAIEGATVQVEDDGMIFGYSEEKSTDGNGFAEFELEDGEYEVTVTADGYEGAQTTIEMSGDDEMLIATLQESGDSDGGDDNETTDDNETDG